Proteins encoded by one window of Salicibibacter halophilus:
- the lipA gene encoding lipoyl synthase, with translation MGKKQEHIRKPDWLKIKLNTNESYTGLKKMMREKKLHTVCEEARCPNIHECWAVRKTATFMILGDVCTRGCRFCAVKTGLPNELDWGEPERLAESVEQMGLKHVVITAVARDDLKDGGSQVYAETIRAVRRRNPLTTIEVLPSDMMGLHDNLKTLMEARPNILNHNIETVRRLTKKVRARATYDRSLEFLRYSKELHPDIPTKSSLMIGLGETPEEIEEVMDDLRAQDVDIMTIGQYLQPTKKHLDVKKYYTPEEFARFKEIAMQKGFRHCEAGPLVRSSYHADEQVNKAQVWQEAAKYQGSEASV, from the coding sequence GTGGGGAAAAAACAAGAACATATTCGCAAGCCGGATTGGCTAAAAATAAAGTTAAATACCAATGAATCCTATACAGGCCTTAAGAAGATGATGCGCGAAAAGAAATTACATACAGTCTGTGAAGAAGCGCGTTGTCCAAATATTCATGAATGCTGGGCCGTAAGAAAAACAGCCACATTTATGATTCTCGGGGATGTATGCACGCGCGGCTGCCGTTTTTGTGCGGTGAAAACGGGTCTTCCCAATGAACTTGATTGGGGCGAACCGGAACGACTTGCCGAGTCTGTGGAACAAATGGGGTTAAAACACGTGGTTATTACGGCGGTTGCGCGCGATGACCTCAAAGACGGGGGTTCACAGGTTTACGCAGAAACGATTCGAGCTGTCCGTCGCCGCAATCCGCTTACAACGATCGAAGTATTGCCTTCGGATATGATGGGTTTACATGACAATTTAAAAACGCTCATGGAAGCGCGTCCGAATATATTGAACCACAATATTGAAACGGTTAGGCGTTTAACGAAGAAGGTCCGTGCACGCGCAACCTATGACCGCTCCTTGGAGTTTCTCCGCTATTCCAAAGAGCTGCATCCCGATATCCCGACGAAATCAAGCCTCATGATCGGCCTTGGGGAAACGCCCGAAGAAATCGAAGAAGTGATGGATGATTTGCGTGCCCAAGATGTAGATATTATGACAATCGGGCAGTATCTGCAGCCGACGAAGAAACATTTGGATGTGAAAAAATACTATACCCCCGAGGAATTTGCCCGATTTAAGGAAATTGCTATGCAGAAAGGGTTCCGTCATTGTGAGGCAGGGCCTTTAGTTCGCTCTTCTTACCACGCCGATGAGCAAGTCAATAAAGCCCAGGTTTGGCAAGAAGCCGCGAAATACCAAGGTAGCGAGGCATCTGTGTGA